A DNA window from Pseudodesulfovibrio thermohalotolerans contains the following coding sequences:
- a CDS encoding Fur family transcriptional regulator translates to MAQEMGFRLSKQRKVILEELRKVRTHPTADEVYDMVRKIIPRISLGTVYRNLEFLATKGLVLKLGAPGEQKRFDGTPEPHPHIRCEVCTAVVDVDCEIDIPTIPDTCTSGYKILNTNVEFVGICPKCQAAKQ, encoded by the coding sequence ATGGCTCAAGAAATGGGTTTCAGGCTTTCCAAGCAGCGGAAAGTGATCCTGGAAGAGTTGCGTAAGGTGAGGACGCACCCCACGGCCGACGAGGTCTATGACATGGTGCGCAAGATTATCCCCAGGATCAGCCTGGGCACGGTATACAGGAACCTGGAGTTCCTGGCGACCAAAGGGCTGGTTCTGAAATTAGGTGCGCCCGGCGAGCAGAAACGGTTCGACGGCACCCCTGAGCCGCATCCGCACATTCGATGCGAAGTGTGTACAGCCGTGGTCGACGTGGACTGCGAGATCGATATTCCGACCATCCCCGACACCTGCACCAGCGGCTACAAAATTTTGAATACCAACGTGGAATTTGTGGGCATCTGTCCCAAATGCCAGGCTGCCAAGCAATAA
- the rbr gene encoding rubrerythrin gives MSLKGTQTEKNLLYAFIGESQARNRYTYYASVAKKEGYVQISKIFEETAGHEKEHAKRLFKFMEGGTAEITGSFPAGVIGSTLDNLKAAAAGEHEEYTEMYPDFAKIARQEGFNEIAAVMENIAVAERYHEERYQSLINNIETDHVFVKDEEIVWRCQNCGYNHRGSTAPVKCPACDHPQAHFEIKDTNW, from the coding sequence ATGTCTCTGAAAGGAACCCAGACCGAAAAGAACTTGTTGTACGCATTCATCGGCGAGTCCCAGGCTCGCAACAGATATACCTATTACGCCAGCGTGGCCAAGAAAGAGGGTTACGTCCAGATCTCCAAGATCTTCGAAGAGACCGCCGGACACGAGAAGGAGCACGCCAAGCGCCTGTTCAAGTTCATGGAAGGCGGCACCGCGGAGATCACCGGCTCCTTCCCCGCCGGAGTGATCGGCAGCACCCTCGACAATCTGAAGGCCGCTGCTGCCGGCGAGCACGAGGAGTACACCGAGATGTACCCCGACTTCGCCAAGATCGCCCGCCAGGAGGGCTTCAACGAGATCGCCGCCGTCATGGAGAACATCGCCGTGGCCGAGCGTTACCATGAGGAGCGGTACCAATCCCTCATCAACAACATCGAGACCGATCATGTCTTCGTCAAGGACGAGGAAATCGTCTGGCGGTGCCAGAACTGCGGTTACAACCACAGGGGCTCCACCGCTCCCGTGAAGTGCCCGGCCTGCGATCATCCCCAGGCCCATTTCGAGATCAAGGACACCAACTGGTAA
- a CDS encoding desulfoferrodoxin, translating into MAIKLGEVYKCNICGNIVMAIHEGAGDLVCCGEEMVLMTENTVDAAKEKHVPVIEKDGDKVTVKVGSVAHPMEEKHYIEWIELQVGEVVLTKMLKPGDKPEAEFCICGLSGDLKAREYCNLHGLWTATA; encoded by the coding sequence ATGGCTATCAAATTGGGCGAAGTGTACAAGTGTAATATCTGCGGCAATATCGTCATGGCCATTCACGAAGGTGCGGGCGACCTGGTCTGCTGCGGCGAGGAGATGGTGCTGATGACCGAAAATACCGTTGACGCCGCCAAGGAAAAGCACGTTCCCGTCATCGAGAAGGACGGCGACAAGGTTACCGTCAAGGTCGGTTCCGTTGCGCATCCCATGGAGGAAAAGCACTACATCGAGTGGATCGAGCTTCAGGTGGGCGAGGTGGTCCTGACCAAGATGCTCAAGCCCGGCGACAAGCCCGAGGCCGAATTCTGCATCTGCGGTCTGTCCGGCGATCTCAAGGCGCGCGAATACTGCAACCTCCACGGTCTTTGGACCGCGACCGCCTAG
- a CDS encoding FprA family A-type flavoprotein yields MRPVEIKDGIHWIGAVDWNRRNFHGYSKAHKGTTYNNFLILDEKVTLVDTVAEEFWGTLQCNIAQVLGDRKIDYFVINHLEPDHAGCLALAVEKYRPEKIYTSPMGQKSMKAHFKYKDWPVEVVPTGTEIKLGERTLHFIETRMLHWPDSMLTYCPEAKLVFTNDAFGQNWATSERWADQVERFRLEELMANYYANIVLPYSPVVLKTLAGIKEMGLEIDTICPDHGLMFRGDDCAWVMNKYQEFAEQKPKNKAVIVYDTMWHSTEKMAEAVASGLADEGVSVRVMCMKNNHHSDVMAEIFDAAAVVVGSPTHNNGILPLMADMLTYMKGLRPQNKIGSAIGSFGWSGECVKILTKWLEDMNMEVFDPIKTQFVPDHDVLGKCYEHGKQLAAAIKAKTA; encoded by the coding sequence ATGAGACCTGTTGAAATCAAGGACGGAATCCACTGGATCGGCGCAGTAGATTGGAACCGCCGCAACTTCCATGGCTATTCCAAGGCGCACAAGGGCACCACTTACAACAACTTTCTTATCCTGGACGAGAAGGTGACCCTCGTGGATACCGTGGCCGAAGAGTTCTGGGGCACCCTCCAGTGCAACATCGCCCAGGTGCTCGGCGACCGCAAGATCGACTACTTCGTCATCAACCACCTGGAGCCCGATCACGCGGGTTGCCTCGCCCTTGCCGTCGAGAAGTACCGCCCCGAGAAAATTTACACCTCCCCCATGGGCCAGAAGTCCATGAAGGCCCACTTCAAGTACAAGGATTGGCCTGTAGAGGTCGTGCCCACCGGCACCGAGATCAAGCTCGGCGAGCGGACGCTCCACTTCATCGAGACCCGGATGCTTCACTGGCCCGACTCCATGCTGACCTACTGCCCCGAGGCCAAGCTTGTCTTCACCAACGACGCTTTCGGCCAGAACTGGGCCACCTCCGAGCGTTGGGCCGATCAGGTGGAGCGCTTCCGCCTGGAAGAGCTCATGGCCAACTACTACGCCAACATCGTCCTGCCGTACTCCCCGGTGGTCCTCAAGACCCTGGCCGGCATCAAGGAGATGGGGCTGGAGATCGACACCATCTGCCCGGACCACGGTTTGATGTTCCGTGGCGATGACTGCGCCTGGGTCATGAACAAGTACCAGGAGTTCGCCGAGCAGAAGCCCAAGAACAAGGCCGTCATCGTGTACGACACCATGTGGCACTCCACCGAGAAGATGGCCGAGGCCGTCGCTTCCGGCCTGGCTGACGAGGGTGTGTCCGTGCGCGTCATGTGCATGAAGAACAATCACCATTCTGACGTCATGGCCGAAATCTTCGACGCCGCCGCCGTGGTCGTCGGTTCGCCGACCCACAACAACGGCATTCTGCCGCTCATGGCCGACATGCTGACCTACATGAAAGGGTTGCGGCCGCAGAACAAGATCGGCTCCGCCATCGGTTCTTTCGGCTGGTCCGGCGAATGCGTGAAGATCCTGACCAAGTGGCTTGAAGACATGAACATGGAGGTCTTCGATCCCATCAAGACCCAGTTCGTCCCCGATCACGACGTGCTCGGCAAGTGCTACGAGCACGGCAAGCAGCTCGCCGCCGCCATCAAGGCCAAGACCGCCTAG
- a CDS encoding IS110 family RNA-guided transposase, with translation MAKLKVSSVHRFVEAFSGEKVWIGVDVHKLSFSVALLRPDSAVKDWTCPADATALTRLVMSLPVEVGAVCYESGPTGFELARSLEAEGVTVVVAAPSRIPRPITATNKTDSLDCRKLAELAASGLIRPIAIPSVEAEAFRALERRRHQLTDSLRRAKQRIRSLLLYLGAQEPADLDHWSKAAILTLHQVELPSGAKETLESLLDELEYFACAQRKVDQRLRISIREQDEARRIAAMRSVPGVGEVVATTFAAEVYRPERFNRSEEVTAYLGLAPVMRQSGGSKGKATLRPVGQKRLRSLLIEAAWVWKQRDEWAREFYNRIYSRHGVAQKAIAALARKLAALLWKLSLPVTQS, from the coding sequence ATGGCAAAGCTCAAAGTATCATCTGTTCATCGGTTTGTTGAAGCGTTTTCCGGCGAGAAGGTATGGATAGGAGTGGACGTCCATAAGCTGAGTTTCAGCGTGGCTTTGCTCAGACCTGATAGTGCCGTGAAGGACTGGACTTGTCCGGCTGATGCAACAGCACTCACCCGGCTTGTCATGTCATTACCTGTTGAGGTTGGCGCGGTTTGCTATGAATCTGGACCGACTGGCTTTGAGTTGGCCAGGAGCCTCGAAGCAGAAGGTGTTACGGTTGTCGTTGCTGCGCCAAGCCGAATCCCGCGCCCCATTACCGCTACCAACAAGACCGACAGCCTGGACTGCCGCAAACTGGCAGAGCTGGCAGCCTCCGGCCTGATCAGACCAATCGCCATTCCTTCCGTTGAAGCTGAAGCCTTCCGTGCTCTTGAGCGTCGAAGGCATCAGCTCACCGACTCTCTTCGTCGAGCTAAACAACGGATTCGTTCACTTCTTCTTTATCTTGGAGCGCAGGAGCCTGCCGATCTGGACCATTGGAGCAAGGCTGCCATACTCACACTTCATCAGGTGGAACTTCCTTCGGGGGCAAAAGAGACTCTTGAAAGCTTGCTCGATGAACTGGAGTACTTCGCTTGTGCACAACGCAAAGTGGATCAGCGTTTGCGAATAAGCATCCGGGAACAAGACGAGGCAAGACGTATTGCCGCCATGAGGTCCGTTCCCGGCGTTGGCGAAGTCGTGGCCACGACTTTTGCGGCAGAGGTTTACCGCCCGGAACGTTTCAATCGCAGCGAAGAGGTGACAGCTTACCTGGGCCTTGCGCCAGTGATGCGGCAAAGTGGAGGCAGCAAGGGTAAGGCAACACTTCGCCCGGTCGGTCAAAAGCGATTACGAAGTTTACTGATTGAAGCAGCTTGGGTGTGGAAGCAGCGAGATGAGTGGGCCAGGGAGTTCTACAACCGAATTTATAGCCGACATGGTGTGGCACAAAAAGCAATAGCTGCGCTTGCTCGTAAATTGGCCGCGCTTTTGTGGAAGCTCAGCTTACCTGTAACGCAGTCGTGA
- a CDS encoding YwbE family protein, translating into MDGKNRKNIKPGQKVRIVLKKDQRTGTLTEGVVATLLTKSPTHPHGIKVRLADGQVGRVKEILE; encoded by the coding sequence ATGGACGGAAAAAACCGCAAGAATATCAAACCGGGTCAAAAGGTCCGCATAGTGCTCAAAAAGGACCAGCGGACAGGCACGCTCACCGAAGGCGTTGTCGCCACCCTGCTGACCAAATCGCCCACACACCCTCACGGAATCAAAGTCCGGCTCGCCGACGGCCAGGTCGGTCGCGTAAAGGAGATACTGGAATAG